From the genome of Nitrospira lenta, one region includes:
- the lpxB gene encoding lipid-A-disaccharide synthase: MPQILIVAGEASGDLHGANLARALRELDPAVRLVGVGGAAMKSAGVQLVEGFGHLDVMGIVGFSALKAIIRRFAAMRRLLRSERWDAVVFIDNPGLNLRYAWFAKSAGLRVIYYIAPQIWAWRPGRMKYIQQRVDQVMVILPFEPELYRQVGLPCTFVGHPLLDAVAPYYDQAKLREQFGLQPTGRVIALLPGSRSAEVRLHLPILLDAAERLLRDDPTTQFLMPQASTIADDLIRPLLEKSSAAVTVVPEQASEVMAAADLICVASGTATLQAAVVGTPMVLFYQAHSWLTYRLARLLIRVKWIGLVNLVAGRPVVTELIQHEATGARVYHEVHRLLHDQAAYDEMKRSLQAVKASLGQPGASRRAAQVVLDACRA; encoded by the coding sequence ATGCCGCAGATTTTGATCGTAGCCGGAGAGGCCTCCGGCGATCTTCATGGCGCCAACCTGGCACGGGCACTTCGCGAGCTCGATCCCGCCGTCCGGTTAGTCGGTGTCGGTGGGGCTGCAATGAAGTCCGCGGGCGTGCAGTTGGTGGAAGGCTTCGGCCATCTTGATGTGATGGGTATCGTCGGCTTTTCGGCGCTGAAGGCGATCATCCGCCGATTTGCCGCCATGCGCCGATTGCTGAGATCTGAACGCTGGGACGCCGTGGTCTTCATCGACAATCCCGGGCTCAATCTGCGCTATGCCTGGTTTGCCAAGTCGGCCGGGCTGCGGGTGATCTACTATATTGCACCGCAGATTTGGGCCTGGCGGCCGGGCCGCATGAAATATATTCAACAGCGGGTCGATCAGGTGATGGTGATTCTTCCGTTCGAACCTGAGCTGTATCGTCAGGTCGGTTTGCCCTGTACCTTTGTTGGCCATCCGCTGCTGGATGCCGTCGCCCCGTACTATGATCAGGCGAAGCTGCGCGAGCAATTTGGTCTACAGCCGACCGGCCGGGTCATCGCGCTGTTGCCGGGAAGCCGGTCGGCGGAAGTGCGGCTGCATCTCCCGATCCTGCTGGATGCGGCGGAGCGATTGCTGCGCGACGATCCGACGACGCAGTTTCTCATGCCCCAGGCCTCGACGATCGCCGATGATCTGATCCGGCCGCTGCTCGAAAAAAGTTCGGCGGCGGTGACGGTGGTTCCGGAGCAGGCGAGCGAAGTGATGGCGGCCGCCGATCTCATCTGTGTGGCATCGGGGACCGCGACGTTACAGGCGGCGGTTGTCGGGACGCCGATGGTGCTGTTCTATCAAGCGCATTCCTGGTTGACCTATCGGCTGGCCCGGTTGCTGATTCGAGTGAAGTGGATCGGATTGGTCAATCTGGTGGCCGGCCGGCCGGTCGTGACGGAATTAATTCAGCATGAAGCCACGGGCGCGAGGGTGTATCATGAAGTCCATCGGCTATTACATGATCAGGCCGCGTATGATGAAATGAAGCGGAGCTTGCAGGCGGTGAAAGCGAGCCTCGGACAACCCGGCGCTTCCCGCAGAGCCGCTCAGGTGGTATTGGACGCATGTCGAGCGTAG
- a CDS encoding Gfo/Idh/MocA family protein has product MSEQGKGNAVKVLRAGVIGVGHLGQHHARLYASIPGVTLVGVTDQSPERGQEIAGRHAAQFYRSPEELLKAVDLVSVAVPTSSHFAVAKRCLEAGTHVLVEKPIAVQPVEAHELVALAKAKGCRLQVGHSERFNPIMRLMRPHIQRPAFIEGHRQSSYSPRGTDVDVVLDLMIHDLDLVLSFGLGSVEEVRASGVAVLSPTIDIAQARIQFSSGCVANLTASRVSMNKMRRLRLFQRDHYLSIDFQTRQAVIVRRRILSGAPPELGTETFQGNTDEPLKLQLESFVQAIRSGSRPEVSGEDGAAALDVAHQILAAIAEHAARQSS; this is encoded by the coding sequence CTGAGTGAACAAGGGAAAGGGAATGCAGTGAAGGTCTTGCGGGCCGGCGTCATCGGCGTCGGACATCTGGGGCAGCATCATGCGCGCCTCTATGCCTCCATTCCAGGCGTGACGCTTGTCGGAGTTACCGATCAGAGTCCTGAGCGCGGGCAAGAAATCGCCGGACGCCATGCCGCCCAGTTCTATCGTAGTCCTGAAGAATTATTGAAAGCAGTCGATCTGGTCAGTGTGGCCGTGCCCACCTCCTCGCACTTTGCCGTGGCCAAGCGGTGTCTCGAAGCCGGCACGCATGTGTTGGTCGAGAAGCCGATTGCCGTGCAGCCGGTTGAGGCGCATGAATTGGTGGCCCTGGCCAAGGCGAAGGGGTGCCGGTTACAAGTCGGACACAGCGAACGCTTCAATCCGATCATGCGGCTGATGCGGCCACACATCCAGCGCCCAGCGTTTATTGAGGGGCATCGGCAGAGTAGCTACAGCCCGCGCGGGACGGATGTCGACGTCGTGCTGGATCTCATGATTCATGACCTCGACCTGGTGTTGTCCTTTGGCCTTGGTTCGGTTGAAGAGGTGCGTGCTTCCGGTGTCGCGGTCCTTTCTCCAACCATCGATATTGCCCAGGCGCGGATTCAGTTCAGCAGCGGCTGTGTCGCGAATCTCACGGCGAGTCGCGTGTCGATGAACAAGATGCGCCGGTTGCGGTTGTTTCAGCGCGATCACTATCTCTCAATCGATTTCCAAACCCGTCAAGCGGTGATTGTACGGCGCCGCATCCTGTCCGGCGCACCGCCTGAACTCGGCACCGAAACGTTTCAGGGGAATACCGACGAGCCGCTCAAGCTCCAGTTGGAGTCCTTTGTCCAGGCCATCCGCTCGGGGTCGCGGCCCGAGGTCTCCGGTGAGGACGGTGCCGCAGCGCTGGACGTGGCGCACCAGATTTTGGCCGCCATCGCGGAACATGCCGCGCGCCAATCATCCTAG
- a CDS encoding OmpH family outer membrane protein — MVATRNRRRNTCAAFLAVIVLTVSGCAGAGAKVGGTIGVLDPARILSDTNAGKKAKDNLAAFSKNRQTLIELDEKELRRMEEDFVKQASVLSPTAKREREEAFRRRMQEYQQKVTELNREVQEKQKDVMDGFRDKIEAVVGKVAKRLALQIVVDSSKGGVTLYREDALDISNQVIEEFNRDYP; from the coding sequence ATGGTCGCAACGAGGAATCGGCGGCGGAACACGTGTGCGGCATTTCTCGCCGTCATCGTCCTGACCGTCAGTGGGTGTGCAGGCGCTGGCGCCAAAGTCGGGGGGACGATCGGGGTCTTGGACCCCGCCAGAATTCTGTCCGATACTAATGCCGGGAAAAAAGCCAAGGACAATCTCGCGGCCTTTTCCAAGAATCGACAGACTCTGATCGAGCTCGATGAAAAAGAGCTGCGCCGGATGGAGGAAGATTTCGTCAAGCAGGCCAGCGTCCTCAGTCCCACGGCGAAACGTGAACGGGAAGAAGCGTTTCGCCGGCGCATGCAGGAGTATCAGCAAAAGGTGACGGAGCTGAACCGGGAAGTGCAGGAGAAGCAAAAAGATGTGATGGACGGGTTCCGCGATAAGATCGAGGCGGTGGTCGGCAAGGTGGCGAAGCGGCTGGCTCTGCAGATTGTCGTGGACAGCAGCAAGGGCGGGGTGACGCTCTATCGCGAGGACGCCCTCGATATTTCAAATCAGGTGATTGAAGAGTTCAATCGGGACTATCCCTAG
- a CDS encoding LpxI family protein, giving the protein MTASIPNEDKRIGLIAGNGRFPIIFADNAKKLGYFVSAVAHVGEAEPELEQHVDSIHWVKIGQLNKLINAFKSDNVKRVVMLGGVKKTHVFTTVRPDLRALALFARVALWKDDDILREIAAEIEREGITICESTFGLEGILVEEGTLASREPSKKEWENIRYGWEMAYEMGRLDIGQCVVIKDKVVVAVEAVEGTDGAIKRGGELAKDGAIVVKRCKPQQDLRFDLPAIGPRTIEVMASVNATVLAVEAGRTVMLDRELLLEKARQAGIAVIGIKHLEPIKA; this is encoded by the coding sequence GTGACTGCCTCAATCCCCAACGAAGACAAGCGGATCGGGCTAATCGCCGGGAACGGGCGATTTCCGATTATCTTTGCCGACAATGCCAAGAAATTGGGCTACTTTGTGTCGGCCGTCGCGCATGTGGGAGAGGCGGAGCCTGAACTCGAACAGCATGTCGATAGCATCCATTGGGTGAAGATCGGGCAGCTCAATAAGCTGATCAACGCCTTTAAGAGCGACAACGTGAAGCGCGTGGTCATGCTGGGGGGCGTCAAGAAGACGCATGTCTTTACGACCGTGCGGCCGGACTTGCGGGCGCTGGCCTTGTTCGCGCGGGTCGCGCTCTGGAAAGACGACGACATCCTCAGGGAAATTGCCGCGGAGATCGAGCGGGAAGGGATTACGATTTGTGAGTCCACCTTCGGCCTTGAAGGCATCCTTGTCGAAGAAGGGACGCTCGCCTCTCGTGAGCCATCCAAAAAAGAGTGGGAGAATATTCGCTATGGCTGGGAGATGGCCTATGAAATGGGGCGTCTCGATATCGGTCAATGCGTCGTGATCAAAGACAAAGTCGTGGTGGCAGTCGAAGCGGTCGAAGGGACCGATGGCGCGATCAAACGGGGCGGTGAATTGGCGAAAGACGGCGCGATCGTCGTGAAGCGGTGCAAGCCGCAACAGGATCTCCGGTTCGATCTCCCGGCCATCGGGCCGCGAACGATCGAAGTCATGGCGTCAGTGAACGCGACGGTCTTAGCGGTGGAAGCCGGGCGGACCGTGATGCTCGACCGGGAGTTGTTGTTGGAAAAGGCGCGCCAGGCCGGCATTGCCGTGATCGGGATCAAGCATCTCGAACCGATCAAAGCCTGA
- a CDS encoding OmpH family outer membrane protein, whose amino-acid sequence MKRQRVIGMLGVLAASLWFTHAAVAAEAFKVGVMDQQAVMEKSTAGKRALEEMKSYSLTRQKIVNADDQELKDLELSMQDSSSKLSEAMKQEKQEQFRTKLEAYQRRLADFNREVQQKQREMVTEYAKKIAAAAQVVAQKEGFHAILDKGSDAMVRIVLYHQPALDVTDRIVKEFDSQNK is encoded by the coding sequence ATGAAACGACAGCGCGTGATCGGGATGCTCGGGGTGCTGGCAGCGAGCCTGTGGTTCACCCATGCGGCCGTTGCGGCGGAGGCCTTTAAGGTCGGGGTGATGGATCAACAGGCGGTTATGGAGAAATCCACGGCCGGTAAACGAGCGTTGGAAGAGATGAAGAGTTACTCGCTGACCCGGCAGAAAATCGTCAACGCGGACGATCAGGAATTGAAGGATCTGGAGTTGTCGATGCAGGATTCCAGCAGCAAGCTGAGCGAGGCGATGAAGCAGGAAAAGCAAGAGCAGTTTCGGACGAAGCTGGAAGCGTATCAGCGCCGGTTGGCCGACTTTAACCGGGAAGTACAGCAAAAACAGCGCGAGATGGTGACGGAGTACGCCAAGAAGATCGCGGCGGCCGCGCAAGTGGTGGCGCAGAAGGAGGGCTTTCACGCCATCCTCGACAAGGGCAGCGATGCCATGGTGCGCATTGTGTTGTACCATCAGCCCGCGCTGGATGTGACAGATCGCATCGTGAAGGAATTCGACAGTCAGAATAAATAG
- the fabZ gene encoding 3-hydroxyacyl-ACP dehydratase FabZ, with protein MAVMEQAEIQALLPHRYPFLLVDRVLELDPDRRIVAIKNVTINEPFFQGHFPGRPVMPGVLILEAMAQVGGVLAFKSVQVTGRPVVYLTGIDSAKFRKPVVPGDRLRFEVDVIKKRAPFWKMQAKAYVDDDVVCEAEVTAMVTEEKTESRP; from the coding sequence ATGGCAGTGATGGAGCAGGCAGAGATTCAAGCATTACTCCCGCACCGGTATCCGTTTCTGCTGGTTGATCGGGTGCTGGAGTTGGATCCCGACCGTCGAATCGTGGCGATTAAGAACGTGACGATCAACGAGCCCTTCTTTCAAGGCCATTTCCCCGGGCGGCCGGTGATGCCGGGGGTGCTCATCCTGGAAGCGATGGCGCAGGTCGGCGGCGTGCTGGCCTTTAAGTCCGTGCAGGTCACCGGTCGGCCCGTCGTCTATCTGACCGGCATCGACAGCGCAAAGTTCAGGAAGCCGGTGGTGCCGGGGGATCGTCTGCGGTTTGAGGTGGACGTGATCAAGAAGCGGGCGCCCTTCTGGAAGATGCAGGCCAAAGCCTATGTCGATGACGATGTGGTGTGTGAAGCGGAAGTGACGGCCATGGTGACGGAAGAGAAAACAGAGTCGCGGCCATAA
- the lpxA gene encoding acyl-ACP--UDP-N-acetylglucosamine O-acyltransferase, which produces MQIHATAIVHPGAKLAEDVVVGPFCLVGEHVSIGKGTKLLSHVTVDGWTEIGERNELHPFSSIGGPPQHLGYKGEPTRVVIGDDNILREYVTVNRATVQGGGLTSVGNKNFLMAYVHVAHDCRLGNQLILANAASLAGHITIGDHAIIGGLTGVHQFVRIGAYAMVGGCCGVVQDVPPFTRAAGGYRSKLYGLNSIGLRRHGFSGERISVLKKAYDLLFRQGHRSAEAIKLARAEFNDQADVAQILTFMEATKRGISRSIGKDQGDEDESA; this is translated from the coding sequence GTGCAGATTCATGCGACAGCAATAGTACATCCGGGTGCGAAATTGGCGGAGGATGTCGTCGTCGGACCGTTTTGTCTGGTCGGCGAGCATGTCTCGATCGGGAAGGGAACCAAGCTGCTTTCTCACGTGACGGTCGACGGGTGGACCGAGATCGGCGAGCGGAACGAGCTGCATCCCTTCTCGTCTATCGGCGGTCCGCCCCAGCACTTGGGCTATAAAGGGGAACCGACCAGGGTGGTCATCGGCGACGACAATATTCTGCGGGAATATGTCACGGTCAATCGCGCGACGGTGCAGGGTGGGGGGCTCACTTCCGTCGGCAATAAGAATTTCTTGATGGCCTATGTGCATGTCGCCCACGATTGCCGCTTAGGGAATCAGCTGATTCTCGCGAATGCCGCCAGTCTGGCCGGGCACATCACCATCGGCGATCATGCCATCATCGGCGGGTTGACGGGTGTGCATCAGTTCGTGCGCATCGGGGCCTATGCCATGGTGGGAGGATGCTGCGGAGTCGTCCAGGATGTGCCGCCGTTTACGCGGGCCGCCGGCGGGTATCGGTCGAAACTCTACGGATTGAACTCGATCGGATTGCGCCGCCACGGATTTTCCGGCGAGCGAATCTCGGTGTTGAAGAAGGCCTACGATCTGCTATTCCGCCAGGGCCATCGATCCGCCGAAGCGATCAAGCTGGCCCGGGCGGAGTTCAACGATCAGGCGGATGTGGCCCAGATCCTGACCTTCATGGAAGCCACCAAGCGTGGAATTTCCCGTTCGATCGGGAAGGATCAGGGCGACGAGGATGAATCCGCGTGA